In a genomic window of Ipomoea triloba cultivar NCNSP0323 chromosome 3, ASM357664v1:
- the LOC116012945 gene encoding transcription factor MYB4-like → MAEVKRGAWSPEEDTKLISYIRNHGIWNWTQMPKFAGLARTGKSCRLRWVNYLRPGVKRGPFSREEVEIIIKMYESMGNRWSAMAAQLPGRSDNEIKNFFHTHLKKQLRRQEAKHAATDHRISKADKTTSDDAKINIIADDCKLLGSSSSSVVILESSQSCSSRVENNDGSSGGNNGTAAVAPPFSSDTDDDVNAFWYDVLMEAEYLNF, encoded by the exons ATGGCGGAAGTGAAAAGGGGAGCTTGGTCCCCTGAAGAAGACACAAAGCTTATCTCCTATATCCGCAATCATGGCATCTGGAACTGGACCCAAATGCCCAAATTTGCAG GGCTTGCAAGAACAGGAAAGAGTTGCAGGCTGCGGTGGGTGAACTATCTGAGGCCTGGTGTTAAGAGAGGGCCTTTTAGCAGAGAAGAAGTTGAGATTATCATCAAAATGTATGAGTCAATGGGAAACAG gTGGTCGGCAATGGCGGCACAGCTTCCGGGGAGAAGTGACAACGAAATCAAGAACTTCTTCCACACCCACCTGAAGAAGCAACTTCGGCGACAAGAAGCGAAACATGCGGCGACTGATCACAGAATTAGCAAAGCCGACAAGACTACCTCGGATGATGCTaagattaatattattgctgACGACTGTAAGTTATTGggttcatcatcatcatcagttgtTATATTGGAGAGCAGCCAAAGCTGCAGTAGTAGGGTTGAGAATAATGATGGTTCTTCTGGGGGTAATAATGGAACTGCTGCTGTTGCACCACCATTCTCGTCCGACACAGATGATGATGTGAATGCTTTCTGGTATGATGTACTAATGGAAGCAGAATATCTCAACTTCTAG
- the LOC116012944 gene encoding transcription factor MYB4-like: MEPAAALKKGPWSPEEDRKLVSYIMRYGIWNWRQMPKYAGLARTGKSCRLRWVNYLSPDVRRGPFDMEEVAILIHHYQSLGNKWSAIAAQLPGRTDNDIKNFFHTHLKKLLKINNAAAPSRPKPSIRSKRLISQTVATNLINNTVAAAAPPPPPPESPDSWNSENYEVSDNNINFSETPQDNNNNNMMTMMRSSPQVVILESSPNSFAAPLCGEDRFYTAAAPVDVKMNFSSSSDVDATADFWYNMLAEAERL, translated from the exons ATGGAACCTGCAGCAGCTCTGAAAAAGGGGCCATGGTCTCCTGAAGAAGACCGAAAACTGGTCTCATACATCATGAGATATGGCATTTGGAACTGGAGACAGATGCCCAAATATGCag GACTTGCAAGGACGGGGAAGAGTTGCAGGCTTAGATGGGTGAACTACCTGAGTCCTGATGTGAGGAGGGGACCTTTTGACATGGAAGAAGTTGCAATTCTCATCCACCATTATCAATCACTTGGAAACAA ATGGTCGGCCATAGCCGCACAGCTTCCAGGAAGAACAGACAATGACATCAAGAACTTCTTTCACACACACTTAAAGAAGCTGTTGAAGATAAACAATGCCGCCGCACCCTCACGGCCCAAACCCTCCATCAGATCAAAGCGACTAATATCACAAACAGTCGCCACCAATCTTATTAACAACACTGTTGCTGCCGCcgccccgccgccgccgccgcctgaATCTCCAGATTCTTGGAACAGCGAGAACTACGAGGTTTCCGACAACAACATCAATTTCTCCGAAACACCGCaggataataataacaacaatatgaTGACGATGATGAGGAGTTCGCCGCAGGTTGTTATATTGGAGAGCAGTCCGAATTCATTTGCGGCACCACTTTGTGGGGAAGATCGTTTCTACACGGCGGCGGCGCCGGTGGATGTGAAGATGAACTTTTCATCGTCCTCCGATGTTGATGCCACGGCGGATTTCTGGTACAACATGTTAGCAGAAGCAGAACGTCTTTAA
- the LOC116011679 gene encoding uncharacterized protein LOC116011679, with product MRSYASSLSQSQSADSSDAGSAAERRLREAEERLRDAIEELQRRQRRERGLHPPCDHADESCVANAIGNLCQSFLLSYGVRVGIGILLRAFKLARRQSYSSLLDLKQLVSEKDLIVREEACRIGLLFGGFTGSYHALRCLLRKLRKKETPLNAILAGSVAGLSILALDDSSRRRTLALYLLARVAQCAYNSAKSKNKFHLWGSHWSHGDSLLFALACAQVMYAFIMRPESLPKSYQDFIQKTGPVAAPVYKAVKDCCRGSPVDVASLSAYLSYKKISSNAKLEEFPSIIPCSLIHAGTNSCLVHNANATAATFRKTFPLYFSLTFVPFVVLRLQKFMAAPVRTCWHALTGAVRSTTFLSAFVGIFQAVICLHRKVATKDHKLVYWVAGGASGLSVLLEKKARRSELALYVLPRAGESLWYILVNRHLMPDVKNTEVALFCACMGGIMYYLEHEPDTMAPFLRGLIRRFLASKISNPSPSSNRSASYSYLQALDAMKKKPKENQDAETSTTEKYNLESIPGL from the exons ATGCGGTCCTACGCCAGCTCGTTGTCGCAATCTCAGTCGGCGGACTCGTCGGACGCCGGCTCAGCCGCGGAGCGCCGCCTTCGCGAGGCGGAGGAGCGCCTCAGGGATGCCATAGAGGAGCTGCAGCGTCGACAGCGCCGCGAGCGTGGTCTCCACCCGCCTTGCGACCACGCCGATGAATCCTGCGTCGCCAATGCAATCGGTAACCTCTGTCAGAGCTTCCTTCTCTCTTACGGAGTTCGCGTTGGCATCGGAATTCTCCTCCGAGCTTTCAAGCTCGCTCGCCGGCAGTCCTATTCCTCTCTCCTTGACCTCAAG CAACTTGTCTCAGAAAAAGATCTGATTGTAAGAGAGGAAGCATGTCGGATTGGCTTACTTTTTGGGGGATTTACTGGTTCCTATCATGCTCTAAGGTGTTTGCTGAGAAAGCTGAGAAAGAAAGAAACTCCACTAAATGC AATTTTAGCAGGTTCAGTTGCAGGTCTGTCCATCTTAGCACTAGATGATTCCAGCCGGAGGCGCACACTTGCTTTGTATCTTCTAGCTAGGGTAGCCCAG TGTGCATATAACTCTGCTAAATCCAAGAACAAATTTCACCTCTGGGGAAGCCATTGGAGTCATGGAGATTCTTTGCTCTTTGCTTTAGCTTGTGCCCAG GTTATGTATGCCTTCATCATGCGCCCTGAAAGCTTGCCAAAATCATATCAAGATTTTATTCAGAAAACTGGCCCTGTTGCAGCACCAGTTTACAAGGCAGTTAAGGATTGTTGCAGAGGCTCACCAGTAGACGTTGCGTCACTATCTGCTTATTTATCCTACAAAAAGATTTCAAGCAATGCAAAGCTGGAAGAATTCCCTTCTATTATTCCATGTTCTTTGATTCATGCTGGCACCAACTCCTGTTTGGTACACAATGCTAATGCAACAGCAGCTACTTTTCGGAAAACATTTCCTCTCTACTTCTCTTTGACTTTTGTTCCATTTGTTGTTCTGCGCTTGCAGAAG TTTATGGCTGCCCCTGTACGCACCTGTTGGCATGCTCTTACTGGAGCTGTCCGTTCAACAACTTTTTTGTCAGCTTTTGTGGGGATCTTTCAG GCAGTCATATGCTTGCATAGAAAGGTTGCAACGAAGGACCATAAGCTTGTATATTGGGTTGCGGGAGGAGCATCTGGCCTCTCTGTGCTATTAGAGAAAAAAGCAAGACGTTCTGAACTTGCCTTGTATGTTCTTCCACGAGCTGGGGAATCTTTATGGTATATTCTAGTGAATCGCCATTTGATGCCCGATGTCAAGAATACAGAG GTGGCCTTGTTCTGTGCTTGCATGGGGGGAATCATGTACTACCTGGAGCATGAACCAGACACGATGGCTCCATTCCTGAGGGGCCTGATTCGCCGATTCCTTGCCAGCAAAATTAGCAACCCTAGTCCTTCATCAAATAGGAGTGCATCTTATTCATATCTGCAAGCTCTTGATGCCATGAAGaagaaaccaaaagaaaatcaagatgCTGAAACTTCAACTACAGAAAAATATAATCTCGAATCCATACCAGGACTCTGA